The genomic DNA CACCtagcattttgatggtttcctgtctcacataggtctttcatccattttgaattcagttttgtgtgtggtgtaagaaggtggtccaggttcattcttcttgttgccttccagtttttccaacaccatttttttgaagagactgtcctttttccattggctattcttccctgctttgtcaaagactagttgaccatatagttgtgggtcgatttctgggttttctactctgttccattgatatatgtatctatttttgtagcagtaccatactgtcttgatgactacagcttttaGTATAGCTTGAATTCTGGAATTGTaatgtctccagttttgttttacgttttcaagatttctttggctacttagggtcttttgtgattccatacaaattttaggattgtctgtttTAGCTCTGTAAAacatgctggtgttattttgatagggattgcattaaaggTGTgggttgctttgggtaatatagacattttaacactgtttgttcttccaatccataaccATGGgatgcttttgcatttttttgtgtcctcttcaatttctttcatcagtgttctatagttttcagagtatagatcttttattttttaatgtttatttactttgagatagagatagagaataagagatagagatggagatggagatggagatggagatggagatggagggagggagggagagagagtgagagagagagagagagcgagcacacaaatgctggggaggggcagagaaagggaatcccaagcaggatctatgttgttagtgcagagcctgagggtGTACTTGATCCCACAAGCTGTttgatcatgatctaagccaaaatcaagagtcagaggctcagccaattgagccaccccagcacccccagaGTATAGCACTTTCACCTCTTTACTTGGGTTTAGTCATAGGTATCGTATTATTTTTGGTccacttgtaaatgggattgattccttgatttccttttctgctgctccactattggtgtatataaatgcaacacatttctgcatgttgattttatatcctgcgactctCCTGAATTCATGTAATAGTTCTCGTGATTTTTTGGTGCACATTGGGTTTTCTGCATAGAAACCTTATGTAGAAAATAGTGTCATCTGCATGTTGTCTGCAAATGatgaaattttgacttcttccttgctgattggatgttttttgttactttttatgtcttattgttgaggctaagacttccagtactatcttAAATACTAATGGAGAGAGTGGATATTGTTGGCTTATTCCTGACCATTGGGAAAAGACTGTCAGtgtttccccactgaggatgatgatagctgtgagtctttagcatatggcctttatgatgttgaggtgtgttccatctatccctactttgttaatggcttttatcaagaatggatgttgtattttgtcaaatattttttctgcatctattgactagatcatatggttcttatccttccttttattatcatgttgattgatttgtgaatattgaaacaaCCCTGAATCTGAGGAATACATCCCATTTGATTTTGGGAAATAATTCCTTTAATGCACTGGTGTATtaaatttgctagtatcttgttgagaatttttgcatccatgttcatcagggatattgacttATAATTCtcccttttagtggggtctttatctggttttggaatcaaggtaatgcgggcctcaaaaaattttttggatattttccttatatttatatttgttggaacagtttgagaaggtattaactcttcttaaataTCCGGTGGAATTCTTCTGTGAAGACATCTGGCCCAGGCatcttttttgggagattttgattgctgaatccatttatttgttggttataggtctgttcacattttctgtttctctctgtttcggttttggtagtttgtgaatttttcagaagatgtccatttcttccagatttcccagtttcttggcacataatttttcgtagtattctcttctaattgtttgtatttctgtggtattgattgtgatctctcctctttcattcatgattttgtctatttgagACCTTCCTCTTTTACTGTTAAGAAGTatggctaggggcttatcaatttttttaattccctctaAGAACCAGCTCTTAGCTTTGTTGATATGTTTTACtgttttgtcgttgttgtttttgctATATCATTTGTTTCTAGTCtaattattatttcccttcttctgctagctttaggctttatttgttgttcctCTTCgatctcctttaggtgtaaggttatgtAGTATATTTGGAACCATTATTGCTTCTTAAGAGAGGCCTGAATTGTAATGTACATCCCTCTTAAGACTTCCCTGGCTGTGTCCCAAAATTTTGGACTGTGATATTTTCATctgcatttgttttcatgtatttttaatttcttctttaatttcctggttaaccatTCATTCGttagcaggatgttctttaaccacCATTGTCCTGAggtctttccatatattttcttatggCTGACCTCAAATTTTATTgcatcctttgctcatttttaatcaaTATGGTGTTTTgatgtgtatatttttgagaTGAAGAAATATGTTATGTATTCTGGATTCTAACACCTTATCAGCTATaaaatttgtcaatattttctctcatctgtgagttgtcttttttctgttaataGTGTCCTTTCATGTACAGAAGTTCTTAAATTTGATaaagtaatttatatattttttcttttcttgcctgtgaTTTTAGTGTAATATGAGTGTCAATGAGCTGCAGGGCTCATTCGATATTTGCAAATCTGTCAATGTGATACGtgacattaatagaagaaaggataggaaccacatgatcctgtcaatagactcagaaaaagcagttgacaaaatacAGGATCTCTTCTTAATAAGAACGCTCAAGAAAGTCGGGACAGaaagaacataccttaacatcgtaaaagccacatatgaaaggcccacagctaatatcatcctcaatgggggaaaacctgagagctttccccctgagaccaggaacataACACGGATGTCTAGTCTCACCggtgttgtttaacatagtgttggaagtcctagcatgagaagacaacaaaatgaaataaaaggcatccaaagtgggcaagaagaagtcaaattttcacttttcacagatgacataatactctatatggaaacccCAAAAGAACCCACTGCAAAactgctagaactcatacatgatTTCAGCAAattcgcaggatataaaatcagtgttcagaaatcggttgcatttctatacactaataatgaagcaacataaatagaaatgaaggaatctatccatttacagttgcaccaagaaccataagatacctaggaataaacctaaccaaagaggtaaaaggtctgtactctgaaaactatagaaaatgtgtgaaagaaattggaagaagacacaaagaaatggagaaacattccatgctcctggataggaagaacaaatattgttaaaatgtcaatactacacaaatCAATGtacacatccaatgcaatccctatcaaaatagcaccagcgttcttctcagagctagaaaacacaatcccaaaatttgtatggaaccacaaaagagcctaaatagccaaagcagtcctgaAAAAGAAGACCAGTGCTGCAGGCATCAcgatcctggactttagcctgtactacaaagctgtaatcatcaagacagtatggtattggcaaaaacCTATGCACATAgtcagtggaatagaataaagaactaAGAAGCAGACTcagaaatgtatggccaactaatctttgacaaagcaggaaagagtctccaatggacaaaagacagtctctttcgcaaatggtgctgggagaactggatagcaacgtGCAGATGAATGACACTGGGCCacgttcttacaccatatacaaaaataaactcaaagtggatgaaagacctaaatgtgagacaggaaaccatcaaaatcttagaggagaaaacaggcatcgatctctttgacctcagccacagcaacttcttactttccatgtctccaaagacaaggtaaataaaagcaaaatgaactattgggacctcaacaagataaaaagcttctgcactgcaaaggaaacaatcaacagaactaaaaggcaaccgacagaatgggagaagatatttgtaaatgacatatcatataaagggttaggttccaaaatctataaagaacttaccatgGTCAACACCTGCAAGTTGTTTCTTTCGTAGAAGTTGTCCACTTTCTAAATTGGCAAGTTTACCAACGTAAATCCAtttatggtattctttttttatcttttacatgTCAGTAGAATGCAGTAATGACTCTCCGTTCATTCTGATTTtgatctcttttttctcttagtttaTCTTAATCCATTTTGCTAGGAACATCAATTTATGAATCTTTCAAGGAACCAATTCCTGGATTTatagattttctctgttctattttaATACTATGctaatttctatttaattaatttctctttgcattttttcttttatttactatttccatTCTACaatgttctttgtgtttattttgcttttccattatTTAGGTTTCTAGTAAGCTTACTTCATTTCTGTAATATCTCTTGTCTTATAATACTTCTATTAAAACTATACATTTCTTTCTAAGCACTCCTTAAGCTGTatccagtacacacacacacacacacacacacacacacacacacacacatctctcatTATCTctgcttaaaatttatttaaaaaactattcactgatatttcttctttaatccatGGTAATTCATACTTATGTTGcttaatttgtaaataattagGAAACATTGTTATATTGTTCTTATCAATTCCCAGGTGAACTTTgttatatatattctggatgatTTAAATCTGTGGGACATacgtttaggaattccctgagcttgcaccaataGGTTAACAAGGCTTAGGCCAGAAGTATCCGAGAATCAGTAAACAGGCAAAAGTGCCTCAGCATAAAACTAAAGCTTTGAGCAAAAGCTCCTTCCACAGGACGAAAGCGTCCAGAATAGGGAAACAGGGAAATAGACTGCCATAGCAGGGTGAAATTGCCTGGAGctatttagcaaaaaaaaaaaaaaaaaaaaaaaaaaaaaagagtgacttgttgaccctgaggtagcatgctctatcTGTCCTATCCCCTAGGCAAGTTAAGATGAACAGACCCAGTACCTGGTGCCTGCTGTAAACAGCTATCTGCTCCTTGCCAGGATTTTGTCTTGTATTGAgccaaacccctaacaccataTATCTTtgaaaccccctttctctcacacacttgAGTTAATGATCACTGTTTCATTGTCTCACATGTTTCATTCTGCACGTccatcatgtttgtaagcctCCTGATCCAGTAAATACGGAGCAAGGATCCTTACTCAGGGCTCTTATCTCTTCCCTGACATTAGCCTCTCttatattcaattctgcatctgctctcttgctgggcaagagagaactccagactcaaagtctgtgacaTCAGTCCATTGAAATGCTTTGCCAATTGTTTTCTGGGCTCCTGTAATGCCCATTTCTGTGAGCATTTCCTGAGCACTCAGAGATACTGGAATCGCCCCACACTcttttctccatccctcctcccttaCTAACACAGATGTTATCAACTTGCCTCTGTGCCACTATGTGACaaactcttccttttctgggggAAGCTTGCTTTATCTACATTTGAGacaagtttaaattaaaaaacatttttaacatttttatttattcttgagagagagacagggcatgaccttgagaggggcagggagagaggaagacacagaatctgaagcaggctctgagctgtcatcacagagcctgatccagggcttgaactcacagaccatgagatgatcacctgggctgaagtcgaacgattaactgactgagccacccaggtgccccaatgttttattatttttaagagagacagagagagagagagagagagagagagagagagagggagagagagcgagactaAAGCAAgtgcaggttctgagctatcagcacagagcccgatgcggggctcaaactcacaaaccacgaggtcatgacctgagcggaagttggacgcttaactgactgagccacccaggcgccccaagactagTTTAAATGTCTTGTTCTGAAATTCATCGTCTTCTGGAAGTCAGTGCAGGTGCCAGTGTGCAAAGATGTAGCTTAAAGCTAACTGATATAGCTTTGCCTATTTTGAAAGTCATGCTTTAAAGAAGAGAGttctcatgtattttatttctggcCATACTGGACATTTCCCTTTTGATGATTCCATCTCAAGCTGTTCTTTTGTGATTTCCCTGCATCCCACCCCCAGAGGGCATGTTTCTGGAAGTCCTGTTGTACATGTGATTATCCTGCTGGAATCTCTGGAGATGCAGGTGGCATCTCTGGAGATCAAAGTTAGAAGAAGGTCCCAATGAATTTAATTAGGAAAGCATCACTCTTGGAGATGTACCAACTGAATGACTCATGCATATGTATTGTAGTCCATCCCCAGATAAAGTGTTTACAGACCTTTGTCTTGACCTCAGAGAGTGTTTAAATCACTGTTCACACAACTGGCTCTTTCAGGACTTGAAAGAATGGACTTAGAACATGATTAAGCGTGTATATTAAGTTATTCTCCATCATTCAGGGAATCCAAAATTTAACTGTACTTTGTGAAGACAGGTCAGTATAATTGATTGATTGACCCTTGTGAGGGTCAAGGATATTTCACTATTTTACTTATATTGACATAAAAACCAAACCatataaaaatctttgtttaaacAAATCACAATTTTCTCTCCCATACAGCTGAGCCCTCCCTTTTGTGTAACCTCACAATGTTGGTGTAACATTCATTTGTTGTTAGGACAAATTCTGCCAACAATGAAGACTTGGGGTCTCTTTTATCCCAGTCAAGAGTGAAACTTGATTAGGTTACAGGACTTTGTAGTCATTTTGAAAAACCCAGCAATTAAGAGGTAGCCTTTTTCTGAAAGACTGGAATGAATGGCTTTCTGAGAGCATGGAAAGCCTTGTTTACACGGAAATGGTTCAAGGTCCAGTGATGGTGCgtttgttttcctgctttgtgTGCACAGAGGTGGCACCCGTGTACCAAAGACAAGGACGAATGGACTACAACCCACACGTTGAACTGAACGGCTGTCTTAGTATGCAGGTAACCCAGGAAGGGTAATTAGATGTAAGATTGCAGCCTAGGCTTTACATTTTCGATTTTGGTCGTGAGGGAATTCACAGTCCTTTAAAAGTTCCTCTGTGTGGTTCTGATAATCATCCATGTTAGACATTCTTTGTGATTACTAACATATATGAGGATTGACTCAGTTCTGTAATattcttttggttattttcataTACCAAGATCCAGAATAAATTTTCTTCCTCTAACATCAGTGTTTCtgcacattagtttcaggtgtaataTTTAGGGATATTTTAATGGGCAGATCCTTGTAAATCTAAGGATAGTTTCAACTGATATGTTCTCTGAACATTGCTTGCTAATCTGTGAAAGTTTAGAGGATGATGTAGCAACCACACGTCTTGAAAGAGTGATTTTGAAGCGTCCAAGTAACAATTTCATTACCCAAGTGTTACTTCAGTTCCTGTGTTTCTGTTCATAAGTGAGTTTCAGCATGAGAGCATACCTGTGTTGGCCAATccttttattacttgtttttatgATTTACTAACTTTGCCATTGATTCATTTGTCCTTTATTTAAATGCTTAGAGTTCTGTGTTCATTTTGACATTAACTCTGTGTATgtcttctaaaatgtaaatcttttCCCTAAGTACTTTTGTCTATTGATGTTATGATATCCTTTTTAAATCCTTAAGATGTTTTGAAATTGTAAAATACATCAATTTGGGATTTCATTTATTAGTTGAAAGGATTCTTGAACATAGCcagtcatttcttttattaactgGGTAGTAAATATAAATCTTGCTTTAGTTTTATATTAAACCTTAgtccattaaaaaatgttatatgtaGAATCTGCTATAGATACAATTATACTAACTTCCAGATGGAAAGCTGGTTGcagcaaactattttttttaatatgttttttcccacatatgtctttaatttcttgtctGTCTATTGGTCTGCAGATTGCTGAGCTTACTAAGCATGTTTTTTAATCAGCCTTGAATTCTTGGAATGTCTGAGGGTACTGGAAGATAATAAATTACaattcatatttgttgaatgaacaaacagATTCTTTTAAGGCTGCAGGAAGTCactaataataattacatttgtGACTAATTTTGTCCTGAACTCTGAAATAAGGACATGCAAAAGGACATATGGAACATAGGATCAATGTGACTGAGTTTGTCCTCTTGGGGCTCACTCAGAGCCTCCAAGGtcagaaaatattatttgttgtGTTCTTGCTCATCTACATTGTGACAATGGTGGGCAACCTCCTCATTGTGGTGACCGTGGTGGTCAGCCCAACCCTGGATTCccctatgtatttctttcttggttACTTATCATTTATGGATGCTGTGTATTCTACTACAGTCACTCCAAATATGATTATAGACTTACTCTGTGAGAAGAAAACCATTTCCTTCCAAGCTTGCATGTCCCAGCTCTTTCTAGGGCACTTGTTTGGTGGCTCAGAGATTTTACTCCTGGTggccatggcctatgaccgctatgtggccatctgcaaaccctTGCATTATTTGACCATCATGAATCAACGGGTGTGTGTTCTGTTGCTGCTGTTGGCCTGGGTTGGAGGTTTTCTGCATGCTGTTGTTCACCTTGTCTTTGTTTACAACCTTCCCTTCTGTGGTCCCAATGTCATTGACCACTTCATCTGTGACATGTACCCATTATTAAAACTTGCCTGCACTGACACTTACATTATTGGCCTCACTGTGGTTGCCAATGATGGGGCAATCTGTGTGGTCATCTTTACAGTGTTGCTCATCTCCTATGGGGTCATTCTGCATTCTCTGAAGAACCTTAGTCAGGAAGGCAGGCACAAAGCCTTATCCACCTGTGGCTCCCACATTACAGTGGTGGTcctcttctttgtcccctgcatCTTCATGTATGTGAGACCTCCTTTTACATTACCCATTGATAAATCCTTGACTGTATTTTACACAGTTATGACTCCTATGTTGAACCCCTTAATCTATACTCTGAGAAATGGAGAGATGAAAAATGCCATGGAAAAGCTCTGGaccagaggaagaaaatgaggcagaagagaaatgTATCACCTCTTTTCAGTGAAGAGTTGCTCCATACAGtaaagaattatttattgataGTAAGTTCCTCCTCAGGTTTAAAGTTGTGCATgatgaaaagcatttaaaatgt from Panthera tigris isolate Pti1 chromosome D1, P.tigris_Pti1_mat1.1, whole genome shotgun sequence includes the following:
- the LOC102968038 gene encoding olfactory receptor 4A47-like; this translates as MEHRINVTEFVLLGLTQSLQGQKILFVVFLLIYIVTMVGNLLIVVTVVVSPTLDSPMYFFLGYLSFMDAVYSTTVTPNMIIDLLCEKKTISFQACMSQLFLGHLFGGSEILLLVAMAYDRYVAICKPLHYLTIMNQRVCVLLLLLAWVGGFLHAVVHLVFVYNLPFCGPNVIDHFICDMYPLLKLACTDTYIIGLTVVANDGAICVVIFTVLLISYGVILHSLKNLSQEGRHKALSTCGSHITVVVLFFVPCIFMYVRPPFTLPIDKSLTVFYTVMTPMLNPLIYTLRNGEMKNAMEKLWTRGRK